The Scomber japonicus isolate fScoJap1 chromosome 13, fScoJap1.pri, whole genome shotgun sequence genome includes a window with the following:
- the LOC128371933 gene encoding vasodilator-stimulated phosphoprotein-like isoform X2 gives MGESSICQVRATVMLYDDHSKRWVPAGSDSASISRVHIYHNPAVNSYRVVGRKLQADQQVVINCPIIKGMKYNQATPNFHQWRDPKQVWGLNFGSKEDASLFASCMMQALDSLNAAAGAAHNGPSAQELEEQRRQERQRQEQQERERLERERKASAAPPAPPAAPPAPPAPPAPPPPPCPPPSSGACPPPPPPPPGGIPAPPPPPPAGGGGGGGGGGGGGGGGGGGGATDLAAALAGAKLRKTKKADDGEGGASSPKPAPSSGGGGGGGGNLMGEMSAMLARRRKVADSPAAKKEDPRSDSDSPATKGPETNEKPWEKSATIPRPKTMPSSQRDSFPSPSGSSSPSSNTPTTPVSRMKLVKKNSESAGSDGVDMEKLKQEILEEVKKELHIVKEEIITALIQQLQSAQLKGEES, from the exons ATGGG TGAGTCCAGTATCTGCCAGGTGAGGGCGACAGTCATGCTGTATGATGACCACAGCAAGCGTTGGGTGCCAGCAGGATCTGACTCTGCTTCCATCAGCCGCGTCCACATCTATCACAACCCTGCAGTCAACAGCTACAGAGTGGTGGGCCGCAAACTGCAGGCTGACCAGCAG GTGGTGATCAACTGTCCCATTATCAAAGGGATGAAGTATAACCAAGCCACACCCAACTTCCACCAGTGGAGGGATCCCAAACAGGTGTGGGGACTGAACTTTGGCAGTAAGGAGGACGCTTCACTTTTTGCCAGCTGCATGATGCAGGCTTTAGATTCTCTCAATGCAGCGGCGGGCGCAG cTCATAATGGACCCTCAGCACAGGAACTGGAAGAGCAGAGAAG GCAGGAGCGTCAGAGGCAAGAACAGCAGGAGAGGGAgcgtctggagagagagaggaaggcctcagctgctcctcctgctccaccaGCCGCTCCACCAGCCCCACCCGCTCCTCCAGCACCCCCACCACCTCCGTGCCCACCCCCCTCCTCAGGAGCATGTCCTCCACCTCCGCCACCTCCTCCTGGGGGCATTCCAGCTCCACCGCCTCCACCCCCtgctgggggaggaggaggtggtggaggtggtggaggaggtggtggaggaggaggtggtggaggggcGACTGATCTGGCTGCAGCTCTGGCAGGAGCCAAACTGCGTAAAACAAAAAAGGCG GATGATGGTGAAGGAGGAGCCTCGAGCCCCAAACCAGCACCCTCAtctggtggaggtggaggtggaggaggcaaTTTAATGGGAGAAATGAGTGCCATGCTTGCGAGGAG GAGGAAAGTTGCTGATAGCCCTGCTGCAAAGAAGGAAGACCCTCGAAGT GATTCTGATTCCCCAGCAACAAAAGGACCAG AAACCAATGAAAAGCCCTGGGAAAAATCTGCCACCATACCAAG GCCCAAAACCATGCCCTCCAGTCAAAGGGACTCCTTCCCTAGTCCCAGTggctcctcctctccctcctctaaCACGCCTACTACCCCAGTGTCCAG GATGAAGCTGGTGAAAAAGAACTCAGAAAGTGCAGGAAGTGATGGAGTTGATATGGAAAAACTCAAACAG gaAATTCttgaagaagtgaaaaaagagcTTCACATAGTGAAGGAGGAGATAATCACAG CACTGATCCAGCAGCTACAAAGTGCTCAGCTCAAGGGTGAAGAGTCTTGA
- the LOC128371933 gene encoding vasodilator-stimulated phosphoprotein-like isoform X1 codes for MGESSICQVRATVMLYDDHSKRWVPAGSDSASISRVHIYHNPAVNSYRVVGRKLQADQQVVINCPIIKGMKYNQATPNFHQWRDPKQVWGLNFGSKEDASLFASCMMQALDSLNAAAGAAHNGPSAQELEEQRRQERQRQEQQERERLERERKASAAPPAPPAAPPAPPAPPAPPPPPCPPPSSGACPPPPPPPPGGIPAPPPPPPAGGGGGGGGGGGGGGGGGGGGATDLAAALAGAKLRKTKKADDGEGGASSPKPAPSSGGGGGGGGNLMGEMSAMLARRRKVADSPAAKKEDPRSDSDSPATKGPGETNEKPWEKSATIPRPKTMPSSQRDSFPSPSGSSSPSSNTPTTPVSRMKLVKKNSESAGSDGVDMEKLKQEILEEVKKELHIVKEEIITALIQQLQSAQLKGEES; via the exons ATGGG TGAGTCCAGTATCTGCCAGGTGAGGGCGACAGTCATGCTGTATGATGACCACAGCAAGCGTTGGGTGCCAGCAGGATCTGACTCTGCTTCCATCAGCCGCGTCCACATCTATCACAACCCTGCAGTCAACAGCTACAGAGTGGTGGGCCGCAAACTGCAGGCTGACCAGCAG GTGGTGATCAACTGTCCCATTATCAAAGGGATGAAGTATAACCAAGCCACACCCAACTTCCACCAGTGGAGGGATCCCAAACAGGTGTGGGGACTGAACTTTGGCAGTAAGGAGGACGCTTCACTTTTTGCCAGCTGCATGATGCAGGCTTTAGATTCTCTCAATGCAGCGGCGGGCGCAG cTCATAATGGACCCTCAGCACAGGAACTGGAAGAGCAGAGAAG GCAGGAGCGTCAGAGGCAAGAACAGCAGGAGAGGGAgcgtctggagagagagaggaaggcctcagctgctcctcctgctccaccaGCCGCTCCACCAGCCCCACCCGCTCCTCCAGCACCCCCACCACCTCCGTGCCCACCCCCCTCCTCAGGAGCATGTCCTCCACCTCCGCCACCTCCTCCTGGGGGCATTCCAGCTCCACCGCCTCCACCCCCtgctgggggaggaggaggtggtggaggtggtggaggaggtggtggaggaggaggtggtggaggggcGACTGATCTGGCTGCAGCTCTGGCAGGAGCCAAACTGCGTAAAACAAAAAAGGCG GATGATGGTGAAGGAGGAGCCTCGAGCCCCAAACCAGCACCCTCAtctggtggaggtggaggtggaggaggcaaTTTAATGGGAGAAATGAGTGCCATGCTTGCGAGGAG GAGGAAAGTTGCTGATAGCCCTGCTGCAAAGAAGGAAGACCCTCGAAGT GATTCTGATTCCCCAGCAACAAAAGGACCAGGTG AAACCAATGAAAAGCCCTGGGAAAAATCTGCCACCATACCAAG GCCCAAAACCATGCCCTCCAGTCAAAGGGACTCCTTCCCTAGTCCCAGTggctcctcctctccctcctctaaCACGCCTACTACCCCAGTGTCCAG GATGAAGCTGGTGAAAAAGAACTCAGAAAGTGCAGGAAGTGATGGAGTTGATATGGAAAAACTCAAACAG gaAATTCttgaagaagtgaaaaaagagcTTCACATAGTGAAGGAGGAGATAATCACAG CACTGATCCAGCAGCTACAAAGTGCTCAGCTCAAGGGTGAAGAGTCTTGA